One window of Manihot esculenta cultivar AM560-2 chromosome 17, M.esculenta_v8, whole genome shotgun sequence genomic DNA carries:
- the LOC110604773 gene encoding leucine--tRNA ligase, chloroplastic/mitochondrial → MNAPSFTLTKMLPSSYFHHHNLPFSTQKPLPSKPSISSHNNLCIPRRAYTYSFNNLSYGFKRSVVKSQLNEKVNKVEDLEQKQNQKQPLMNRAYPFHEIEPKWQRYWEDNHTFRTPDEVDTSKPKFYVLDMFPYPSGSGLHVGHPLGYTATDILARFKRMQGYNVLHPMGWDAFGLPAEQYAIETGTHPKITTLRNINRFRFQLKSLGFSYDWDREISTIEPEYYKWTQWIFLQLLKRGLAYQAEVPVNWCPALGTVLANEEVVDGVSERGGHPVIRKPMRQWMLKITAYADRLLEDLDGLDWPESIKEMQRNWIGRSEGAEMDFHVLDDGGKERDIKITVYTTRPDTIFGATYLVVAPEHSLLSSLVSHAQSRSVEEYKDLASRKSDLERTELQKEKTGVFSGCYAKNPANGESIPIWVADYVLGSYGTGAIMAVPAHDTRDYEFAAKYDIPICWVVKPDGEDSQNSGMAYAGEGTILNSSNSTMGLDINGFSSKVAACKVIEWAEKTGNGKKKVNYKLRDWLFARQRYWGEPIPVVFLEDTGEGVPLLETDLPLKLPELDDFTPTGTGEPPLSKAISWVTTIDPLSGKPARRETSTMPQWAGSCWYYLRYMDPKNSKELVDKTKEMYWSPVDVYVGGAEHAVLHLLYSRFWHKVLYDIGVVSTEEPFKCVINQGIILGEVQYIAYKDPDGNYVSADSADMLGELHQEIIPEEKVMKSGDSFVLKDDYKIHLVARAHKMSKSRGNVVNPDDVVAEYGADSLRLYEMFMGPFRDSKIWSTSGIEGVHRFLGRTWRLIVGPLLPNGALRDGTVTVDDEPTFVQLRALHKCIAKVTEEIEGTRFNTGISAMMEFINAAYKWDKLPRSIMEAFVLLLSPYAPHIAEELWFRLGHSNSLAYEPFPEANPAYLKDAFVVLPVQINGKTRGTIQVEEGCSEEDAFRFASQDEKLSKYLDGKSIKKRIFVPGKILNVILGPQNFKAGVR, encoded by the exons ATGAATGCACCATCTTTTACCCTAACCAAAATGCTTCCTTCTTCTTATTTTCATCACCACAACTTACCCTTCTCCACCCAAAAACCTCTGCCTTCAAAGCCCAGTATTTCCTCCCACAACAATCTTTGCATCCCAAGAAGAGCATACACATACAGTTTCAATAATCTGAGTTATGGGTTTAAAAGAAGTGTAGTTAAGAGCCAATTGAATGAAAAAGTGAATAAAGTTGAAGATCTAGAGCAGAAGCAGAACCAAAAGCAGCCATTGATGAATAGGGCTTACCCTTTCCATGAAATAGAGCCCAAGTGGCAGCGTTATTGGGAGGATAATCACACTTTTCGAACTCCGGATGAAGTTGACACCTCTAAACCTAAGTTCTATGTGCTTGATATGTTCCCTTATCCCAG TGGATCTGGGTTACATGTTGGTCATCCACTTGGATATACTGCCACAGACATTCTTGCTAGGTTCAAACGTATGCAGGGTTACAATGTTCTACACCCCATGGGATGGGATGCATTTGGTTTGCCTGCTGAGCAATATGCAATTGAG ACGGGAACCCATCCAAAAATCACAACATTGAGGAACATTAACCGCTTCCGATTTCAG CTTAAATCCTTGGGATTCTCATATGACTGGGATCGGGAAATTTCTACTATTGAACCAGAATATTATAAATGGACCCAGTGGATCTTTCTTCAGCTATTGAAGAGAGGGTTGGCATATCAG GCTGAGGTACCAGTCAATTGGTGCCCTGCTCTTGGCACGGTTTTGGCCAATGAGGAGGTGGTAGATGGAGTGAGTGAGCGTGGTGGTCATCCAGTTATCAGAAAG CCAATGAGGCAGTGGATGCTCAAGATTACTGCTTATGCTGATCGCCTTCTTGAAGACTTAGATGGTCTTGACTGGCCTGAAAGCATAAAAGAGATGCAAAGGAACTGGATAGGGAGGTCTGAAGGGGCTGAGATGGATTTTCATGTTCTTGATGATGGTGGAAAGGAAAGAGACATAAAAATTACTGTTTATACTACCCGGCCTGATACCATCTTTGGTGCTAC ATATTTAGTTGTGGCACCAGAGCATTCTTTACTTTCATCATTAGTGTCTCATGCCCAGAGCAGAAGT GTGGAAGAATACAAAGATCTTGCCTCACGTAAGAGCGATCTTGAAAGGACTGAGCTTCAGAAGGAAAAAACTGGGGTCTTCAGTGGCTGCTATGCAAAGAATCCAGCTAATGGGGAATCAATCCCAATATGGGTTGCAGATTATGTTTTGGGAAG TTATGGGACTGGAGCAATTATGGCAGTGCCTGCACATGACACTCGTGACTATGAATTTGCCGCTAAATATGACATTCCAATTTGTTGGGTTGTGAAGCCAGATGGTGAGGATTCTCAAAATTCAGGAATGGCATATGCAGGTGAAGGCACTATTTTGAATTCTTCAAATTCAACAATGGGGCTTGACATCAATGGCTTTTCTAGCAAAGTAGCAGCTTGTAAAGTCATTGAGTGGGCTGAAAAAACTGGAAATGGGAAGAAGAAG GTGAACTACAAGTTGAGGGATTGGCTTTTTGCACGACAGCGTTACTGGGGGGAACCTATCCCAGTTGTTTTCTTGGAGGATACTGGTGAAGGTGTTCCACTTCTTGAAACTGATTTGCCCCTTAAATTACCTGAATTGGATGATTTCACTCCCACAGGGACAGGAGAACCACCGCTATCAAAAGCTATTTCTTGG GTTACAACGATTGATCCTTTATCTGGAAAACCTGCTAGAAGAGAAACAAGTACTATGCCGCAATGGGCTGGTTCTTGCTG GTACTATTTGAGATACATGGACCCAAAGAATTCCAAAGAGTTAGTTGATAAGACAAAAGAAAT GTATTGGAGTCCAGTTGATGTCTATGTTGGTGGTGCTGAACATGCTGTTCTCCATTTACTTTATTCGAGATTCTGGCACAAG GTGCTTTATGACATTGGTGTTGTGTCGACCGAGGAGCCGTTCAAGTGTGTCATAAACCAAGGAATCATTCTTGGAGAA GTTCAATATATTGCCTACAAGGACCCAGATGGAAACTATGTGTCTGCAGATTCTGCTGATATGTTAGGTGAACTTCATCAAGAAATAATTCCTGAGGAGAAG GTGATGAAATCTGGGGATTCTTTTGTGCTGAAAGatgattataaaattcatttggTCGCCCGTGCTCATAAAATGAGTAAAAGTAGGGGAAATGTTGTCAATCCTGATGATGTTGTTGCAGAGTATGGTGCAGATTCTCTTAGGTTATATGAAATGTTCATGGGACCATTTAG agactcaaagatatggagtaCTAGTGGCATTGAAGGTGTACATCGATTTTTGGGAAGAACTTGGAGGCTGATTGTTGGTCCGCTTCTACCTAATGGTGCTTTAAGAGATGGAACAGTGACTGTTGATGATGAACCAACTTTTGTACAACTACGTGCTCTTCATAAATGCATAGCAAAG GTAACTGAGGAAATTGAAGGGACACGATTCAACACTGGAATTTCTGCAATGATGGAGTTCATTAATGCTGCTTATAAG TGGGATAAACTTCCAAGATCAATTATGGAAGCATTTGTTTTGTTGCTCTCACCATATGCACCTCACATAGCTGAGGAGCTTTGGTTTCGGTTAGGGCACTCAAATTCACTGGCTTATGAACCATTTCCAGAG GCTAATCCTGCATACCTGAAGGATGCTTTTGTAGTCCTACCAGTTCAGATAAATGGCAAGACACGAGGTACCATACAGGTTGAAGAAGGATGTTCAGAGGAGGATGCTTTCAGATTTGCTTCACAGGATGAGAAGCTTTCCAAATATCTGGATGGAAAATCTATCAAGAAACGAATCTTTGTTCCTGGAAAAATTCTAAATGTTATTTTGGGCCCTCAAAATTTTAAGGCAGGTGTCCGATAG
- the LOC110604839 gene encoding glycosyltransferase BC10 isoform X3, protein MDMITKMSIAGRTMTKKVSPAPARHVIWFGWKLVITLSVSLCIFALLKLHFKSDFSSPASSFYRSRSRISRGSFQFVGPPKIAFLFLVRKDLPLDFLWATFFENAQVSNFSIFIHSAPGFEFDESTTRSHFFYGRQLKNSIQVIWGESSMIEAERLLLSAALEDPANQRFVLLSDSCVPLYNFSYIYSYLMASPRSFVDSFVDTKEERYNQNMSPIIRKNKWRKGSQWITLVRSHAEVIVDDEVIFQVFQKHCKRAPPPDTSKGKLNPKPKKQNNCIPDEHYVQTLLSMAELEGELERRTLTYTVWNQSATKMESKGWHPITFTYANAGPQKIKEIKEILSGSCHAPFESGGGWCL, encoded by the exons ATGGATATGATAACCAAGATGTCAATTGCAGGAAGAACGATGACGAAGAAGGTTTCCCCGGCACCCGCGCGCCACGTCATCTGGTTCGGTTGGAAGCTTGTCATCACCCTCTCCGTCTCTCTCTGCATCTTCGCTCTACTCAAACTCCACTTCAAATCCGATTTCTCTTCCCCTGCTTCTTCCTTTTATCGCTCGAGATCTCGAATTTCTCGCGGCAGCTTCCAATTCGTTGGTCCTCCCAAGATAGCCTTCCTTTTCCTCGTTCGCAAAGACCTTCCTCTCGATTTTCTCTGGGCCACCTTCTTCGAG AATGCTCAAGTGTCaaatttctcaattttcatACACTCCGCGCCGGGCTTTGAGTTCGACGAGTCTACGACGCGGTCACATTTTTTCTACGGTCGGCAATTGAAGAATAGCATCCAG GTAATATGGGGAGAGTCGAGTATGATAGAAGCAGAGAGGTTGTTACTCTCAGCTGCCTTAGAGGATCCAGCAAATCAAAGATTTGTTCTCCTCTCTGACAG CTGCGTCCCCCTGTACAACTTTAGCTACATATACAGCTATTTGATGGCTTCTCCTAGGAGTTTTGTAGACAG CTTTGTTGATACAAAAGAAGAGCGCTACAACCAGAATATGTCGCCCATTATAAGAAAAAACAAATGGAGAAAAGGATCCCAG TGGATCACCTTAGtcagaagccatgcagaagtcATTGTAGATGATGAGGTTATATTTCAAGTTTTCCAGAAGCACTGCAAG CGGGCGCCACCTCCAGATACCAGCAAGGGAAAGCTGAATCCA AAACCTAAGAAGCAGAATAATTGTATCCCAGATGAACACTACGTGCAGACATTGCTTTCG ATGGCTGAGCTGGAAGGTGAACTTGAAAGAAGAACCTTGACCTATACTGTGTGGAATCAGTCGGCAACAAAAATGGAAAGTAAAGGTTGGCATCCTATCACATTCACTTACGCAAATGCAGGTCCCCAAAAGATCAAGGAAATAAAG GAAATTCTCTCGGGGAGCTGCCATGCGCCTTTTGAGTCAGGGGGTGGTTGGTGCCTTTGA
- the LOC110604839 gene encoding glycosyltransferase BC10 isoform X1 has product MDMITKMSIAGRTMTKKVSPAPARHVIWFGWKLVITLSVSLCIFALLKLHFKSDFSSPASSFYRSRSRISRGSFQFVGPPKIAFLFLVRKDLPLDFLWATFFENAQVSNFSIFIHSAPGFEFDESTTRSHFFYGRQLKNSIQVIWGESSMIEAERLLLSAALEDPANQRFVLLSDSCVPLYNFSYIYSYLMASPRSFVDSFVDTKEERYNQNMSPIIRKNKWRKGSQWITLVRSHAEVIVDDEVIFQVFQKHCKRAPPPDTSKGKLNPKPKKQNNCIPDEHYVQTLLSMAELEGELERRTLTYTVWNQSATKMESKGWHPITFTYANAGPQKIKEIKDINHVYYETEYRTEWCRTNSTYVPCFLFARKFSRGAAMRLLSQGVVGAFDASALLATST; this is encoded by the exons ATGGATATGATAACCAAGATGTCAATTGCAGGAAGAACGATGACGAAGAAGGTTTCCCCGGCACCCGCGCGCCACGTCATCTGGTTCGGTTGGAAGCTTGTCATCACCCTCTCCGTCTCTCTCTGCATCTTCGCTCTACTCAAACTCCACTTCAAATCCGATTTCTCTTCCCCTGCTTCTTCCTTTTATCGCTCGAGATCTCGAATTTCTCGCGGCAGCTTCCAATTCGTTGGTCCTCCCAAGATAGCCTTCCTTTTCCTCGTTCGCAAAGACCTTCCTCTCGATTTTCTCTGGGCCACCTTCTTCGAG AATGCTCAAGTGTCaaatttctcaattttcatACACTCCGCGCCGGGCTTTGAGTTCGACGAGTCTACGACGCGGTCACATTTTTTCTACGGTCGGCAATTGAAGAATAGCATCCAG GTAATATGGGGAGAGTCGAGTATGATAGAAGCAGAGAGGTTGTTACTCTCAGCTGCCTTAGAGGATCCAGCAAATCAAAGATTTGTTCTCCTCTCTGACAG CTGCGTCCCCCTGTACAACTTTAGCTACATATACAGCTATTTGATGGCTTCTCCTAGGAGTTTTGTAGACAG CTTTGTTGATACAAAAGAAGAGCGCTACAACCAGAATATGTCGCCCATTATAAGAAAAAACAAATGGAGAAAAGGATCCCAG TGGATCACCTTAGtcagaagccatgcagaagtcATTGTAGATGATGAGGTTATATTTCAAGTTTTCCAGAAGCACTGCAAG CGGGCGCCACCTCCAGATACCAGCAAGGGAAAGCTGAATCCA AAACCTAAGAAGCAGAATAATTGTATCCCAGATGAACACTACGTGCAGACATTGCTTTCG ATGGCTGAGCTGGAAGGTGAACTTGAAAGAAGAACCTTGACCTATACTGTGTGGAATCAGTCGGCAACAAAAATGGAAAGTAAAGGTTGGCATCCTATCACATTCACTTACGCAAATGCAGGTCCCCAAAAGATCAAGGAAATAAAG gaCATCAACCACGTTTACTATGAGACTGAATACCGGACAGAGTGGTGCCGTactaactcaacatatgttcCCTGTTTCTTATTTGCAAGGAAATTCTCTCGGGGAGCTGCCATGCGCCTTTTGAGTCAGGGGGTGGTTGGTGCCTTTGATGCCTCAGCACTATTAGCTACGTCCACCTGA
- the LOC110604839 gene encoding glycosyltransferase BC10 isoform X2, translating into MTKKVSPAPARHVIWFGWKLVITLSVSLCIFALLKLHFKSDFSSPASSFYRSRSRISRGSFQFVGPPKIAFLFLVRKDLPLDFLWATFFENAQVSNFSIFIHSAPGFEFDESTTRSHFFYGRQLKNSIQVIWGESSMIEAERLLLSAALEDPANQRFVLLSDSCVPLYNFSYIYSYLMASPRSFVDSFVDTKEERYNQNMSPIIRKNKWRKGSQWITLVRSHAEVIVDDEVIFQVFQKHCKRAPPPDTSKGKLNPKPKKQNNCIPDEHYVQTLLSMAELEGELERRTLTYTVWNQSATKMESKGWHPITFTYANAGPQKIKEIKDINHVYYETEYRTEWCRTNSTYVPCFLFARKFSRGAAMRLLSQGVVGAFDASALLATST; encoded by the exons ATGACGAAGAAGGTTTCCCCGGCACCCGCGCGCCACGTCATCTGGTTCGGTTGGAAGCTTGTCATCACCCTCTCCGTCTCTCTCTGCATCTTCGCTCTACTCAAACTCCACTTCAAATCCGATTTCTCTTCCCCTGCTTCTTCCTTTTATCGCTCGAGATCTCGAATTTCTCGCGGCAGCTTCCAATTCGTTGGTCCTCCCAAGATAGCCTTCCTTTTCCTCGTTCGCAAAGACCTTCCTCTCGATTTTCTCTGGGCCACCTTCTTCGAG AATGCTCAAGTGTCaaatttctcaattttcatACACTCCGCGCCGGGCTTTGAGTTCGACGAGTCTACGACGCGGTCACATTTTTTCTACGGTCGGCAATTGAAGAATAGCATCCAG GTAATATGGGGAGAGTCGAGTATGATAGAAGCAGAGAGGTTGTTACTCTCAGCTGCCTTAGAGGATCCAGCAAATCAAAGATTTGTTCTCCTCTCTGACAG CTGCGTCCCCCTGTACAACTTTAGCTACATATACAGCTATTTGATGGCTTCTCCTAGGAGTTTTGTAGACAG CTTTGTTGATACAAAAGAAGAGCGCTACAACCAGAATATGTCGCCCATTATAAGAAAAAACAAATGGAGAAAAGGATCCCAG TGGATCACCTTAGtcagaagccatgcagaagtcATTGTAGATGATGAGGTTATATTTCAAGTTTTCCAGAAGCACTGCAAG CGGGCGCCACCTCCAGATACCAGCAAGGGAAAGCTGAATCCA AAACCTAAGAAGCAGAATAATTGTATCCCAGATGAACACTACGTGCAGACATTGCTTTCG ATGGCTGAGCTGGAAGGTGAACTTGAAAGAAGAACCTTGACCTATACTGTGTGGAATCAGTCGGCAACAAAAATGGAAAGTAAAGGTTGGCATCCTATCACATTCACTTACGCAAATGCAGGTCCCCAAAAGATCAAGGAAATAAAG gaCATCAACCACGTTTACTATGAGACTGAATACCGGACAGAGTGGTGCCGTactaactcaacatatgttcCCTGTTTCTTATTTGCAAGGAAATTCTCTCGGGGAGCTGCCATGCGCCTTTTGAGTCAGGGGGTGGTTGGTGCCTTTGATGCCTCAGCACTATTAGCTACGTCCACCTGA
- the LOC110605340 gene encoding LOW QUALITY PROTEIN: uncharacterized protein LOC110605340 (The sequence of the model RefSeq protein was modified relative to this genomic sequence to represent the inferred CDS: inserted 3 bases in 2 codons), whose product MQFAANYICIRRNHKHSQKEMNPKAVMAMMGLCLAAYIVGPXLYWQLSDILVATLSPSSSSLYCPPCSCDCSSQPLLPLTDGFSNNSFTDCTKPDPEVSEEMEKSFTDLLSEEVRLKEAEALKQQHRADVALLEAKKMASQYQKDSDKCNAGMETCEXETERAEAALEAQRKLSAMWELRALQRGWKGDAARARLF is encoded by the exons ATGCAGTTTGCTGCTAATTACATTTGCATCAGAAGAAACCACAAACACAGTCAGAAAGAGATGAATCCGAAGGCGGTGATGGCGATGATGGGACTTTGCCTTGCAGCCTACATTGTAGGCC TCCTTTACTGGCAACTCTCTGATATTTTAGTAGCAActctttctccttcttcctcCTCCTTGTATTGCCCTCCCTGCTCCTGCGATTGTTCTTCTCAACCCCTCCTCCCTCTCACTGACG GTTTCAGCAACAATTCTTTTACAG ACTGTACGAAGCCTGATCCTGAGGTAAGTGAGGAGATGGAGAAAAGCTTTACAGATCTGttatcagaggaagtgaggctGAAAGAAGCAGAAGCGCTGAAACAGCAACATCGTGCAGACGTGGCATTGTTGGAAGCTAAGAAAATGGCATCCCAGTATCAGAAGGACTCTGACAAGTGCAATGCAGGGATGGAGACTTGCGA GGAGACAGAAAGAGCTGAAGCTGCATTAGAAGCACAGAGGAAACTGAGCGCAATGTGGGAACTTAGAGCTCTCCAGAGAGGATGGAAAGGAGACGCTGCAAGGGCTCGTCTTTTTTAG
- the LOC110604841 gene encoding cytochrome b561 and DOMON domain-containing protein At4g17280, which translates to MMSSHFLVILSLIFPFHSQALARNDEVFPEETLGGNQEWHTVENINTENGVAFANLGSWKAHRGHHFRNAHGILNIIGWGGLLPIGVIVARNFRRVPLKCDEWYNLHVRCQTSGYIVGAIGWGVGLWLGSSSKQQTLRTHRNLGTIIFTFATVQMLAICLQPKREDDHRRWWKIYHQVLGYALIAMIIANIFQGIQNEAHSEKWKWVYVGVLVALGFVGISLEIFRWVKPRIHINF; encoded by the exons ATGATGAGTTCCCATTTCCTTGTAATCCTTAGTCTCATCTTTCCTTTTCATTCCCAAGCCCTTGCAAGAAATGATGAAGTTTTTCCTGAGGAAACACTTGGAGGGAATCAAGAGTGGCACACTGTGGAAAACATCAACACTGAGAATGGAGTTGCATTTGCTAATCTCGGATCATGGAAAGCTCATCGAGGGCATCACTTCAGGAAT GCTCATGGGATTCTGAACATCATAGGATGGGGAGGTCTCTTGCCTATTGGAGTGATAGTTGCGAGAAACTTCAGGCGAGTTCCCCTGAAATGCGATGAATGGTATAATCTACATGTACGCTGTCAAACTTCAGGTTACATTGTTGGAGCAATTGGATGGGGCGTTGGGTTGTGGCTTGGAAGTTCTTCCAAGCAACAAACTTTAAGAACACACAGAAATCTTGGCACCATTATATTCACATTTGCAACAGTACAA ATGCTGGCCATTTGCTTGCAACCAAAGAGAGAAGATGATCATCGCAGATGGTGGAAGATATACCATCAAGTTTTGGGATATGCACTGATTGCTATGATAATAGCAAACATATTTCAAGGGATTCAGAATGAAGCCCATTCTGAGAAGTGGAAATGGGTGTACGTGGGAGTTCTTGTAGCTTTAGGTTTTGTTGGAATATCATTGGAAATTTTCAGATGGGTGAAGCCCAGAATTCATATCAATTTTTAA